One window of the Shewanella khirikhana genome contains the following:
- the rpmA gene encoding 50S ribosomal protein L27: MAHKKAGGSTRNGRDSESKRLGVKRFGGESVLAGNIIVRQRGTKFHAGVNVGIGRDHTLFALTDGKVKFEVKGPNNRKFVSIEE, translated from the coding sequence ATGGCACACAAAAAAGCTGGCGGTTCTACTCGTAACGGCCGCGATTCAGAAAGCAAACGCCTTGGTGTAAAGCGCTTCGGCGGCGAATCAGTTCTGGCTGGTAACATCATTGTTCGTCAGCGTGGTACCAAGTTCCACGCCGGTGTGAACGTAGGTATTGGTCGTGACCATACCCTGTTCGCTCTGACTGACGGCAAGGTGAAGTTCGAAGTTAAAGGTCCTAACAACCGCAAGTTCGTTAGCATCGAAGAATAA
- the rplU gene encoding 50S ribosomal protein L21 has protein sequence MYAVFQSGGKQHRVAEGHTVRLEKIEVATGETIEFDQVLLVADGENVKVGAPLVEGGKVVATVVAHGRGEKVTIQKFRRRKHHEKKMGHRQWFTEVKITAINA, from the coding sequence ATGTACGCTGTTTTTCAAAGTGGCGGCAAGCAGCACCGTGTTGCTGAAGGCCATACTGTACGTTTGGAAAAAATTGAAGTTGCTACCGGTGAAACCATCGAGTTCGATCAGGTTCTGTTGGTTGCTGATGGCGAAAACGTGAAAGTGGGTGCTCCACTGGTTGAAGGCGGCAAGGTAGTTGCTACTGTTGTTGCTCACGGCCGCGGCGAAAAGGTAACTATCCAGAAGTTCCGTCGTCGTAAGCACCACGAGAAGAAGATGGGCCACCGTCAGTGGTTCACCGAAGTTAAAATCACTGCTATCAACGCTTAA
- the ispB gene encoding octaprenyl diphosphate synthase — translation MDLNAIRQLADADMQAVNQLIYKQLESDVALINQLGFYIINGGGKRLRPLLSVLAARAVNYEGEGHLKLAAIIEFIHTASLLHDDVVDESTLRRGRETANALFGNSASVLVGDFLYTRSFQMMTELGSMKVLQVLADATNVLAEGEVLQLMNCNDPDTTEDSYMRVIYCKTAKLFEAATRLAAVLAGSDEKVEEALADYGKYLGTAFQLIDDLLDYTSDAEELGKNIGDDLAEGKPTLPLIYAISNGNEHERGLIRTAIEKADGTGAIEEILAALHRCGALDYTRKRAEEEADKAIAALSVLPEGDFKTALESLAKIAVSRSN, via the coding sequence ATGGATTTGAATGCGATTCGACAGCTGGCCGACGCCGACATGCAGGCGGTCAACCAGCTGATCTACAAACAACTGGAATCCGACGTTGCCCTGATTAACCAGCTGGGCTTCTATATTATTAATGGTGGCGGCAAGCGCCTGCGGCCATTACTGTCGGTACTGGCGGCCCGCGCCGTGAACTATGAGGGCGAAGGTCACCTTAAACTCGCTGCCATTATTGAGTTCATCCATACTGCTTCTTTACTGCACGATGATGTAGTGGACGAATCCACCCTGCGCCGCGGCCGTGAAACTGCCAATGCCCTGTTTGGTAACAGCGCCAGCGTTCTGGTGGGTGACTTCCTTTATACCCGTTCATTCCAGATGATGACCGAACTTGGCAGCATGAAGGTGCTGCAGGTACTGGCCGATGCCACCAACGTGCTGGCCGAAGGCGAAGTATTGCAGTTGATGAACTGCAACGACCCGGACACCACCGAAGACAGCTACATGCGGGTTATCTACTGTAAAACCGCCAAGCTGTTTGAAGCGGCTACTCGTCTGGCCGCGGTACTGGCAGGCAGTGACGAAAAGGTTGAAGAAGCTCTGGCCGATTACGGCAAATACCTGGGCACCGCCTTCCAGTTGATTGATGACCTGCTGGATTACACCAGCGATGCCGAAGAGCTTGGTAAAAACATTGGTGACGATTTGGCCGAAGGCAAACCAACCCTGCCACTGATTTACGCCATCAGTAACGGTAACGAGCACGAGCGCGGCCTCATCCGCACTGCCATCGAAAAGGCTGACGGCACAGGCGCCATTGAGGAGATCCTCGCTGCCCTGCACCGCTGTGGCGCCCTGGATTACACCCGTAAGCGCGCAGAAGAAGAAGCAGATAAGGCCATTGCCGCCCTCAGCGTGCTGCCGGAAGGTGACTTTAAGACAGCGCTTGAATCGCTGGCCAAAATCGCAGTCTCCCGCAGCAACTAA
- the ung gene encoding uracil-DNA glycosylase, translating to MAIASWQDFIAAESDKPYFKTLIDFVAAERQSGKTIYPPEEEVFAAFEHTPLDKVRVVLIGQDPYHGAGQAHGLCFSVKPGVKPPPSLVNMYKELCTDIPGFEIPSHGYLLPWAKQGVLMLNTVLTVEEGKAHSHAKAGWETFTSAALKLLNEKETPIIFVLWGSHAIKKGKGITAPQHQVLSGVHPSPLSAYRGFFGCGHFSKINELLKAQGGEPIDWRL from the coding sequence ATGGCCATTGCAAGCTGGCAGGACTTTATTGCCGCCGAATCTGATAAGCCCTACTTCAAGACCCTCATCGACTTCGTGGCCGCTGAGCGCCAAAGTGGCAAAACCATTTATCCTCCTGAAGAGGAGGTATTTGCTGCGTTTGAGCACACGCCACTGGATAAAGTAAGGGTAGTGCTGATTGGCCAGGACCCTTATCACGGCGCCGGTCAGGCCCATGGACTGTGCTTCTCTGTAAAGCCCGGAGTTAAGCCGCCGCCATCGCTGGTAAACATGTATAAAGAGCTTTGTACCGATATCCCCGGCTTTGAAATACCCTCCCATGGCTATTTGTTGCCCTGGGCGAAACAAGGGGTGTTGATGCTCAATACCGTGCTGACCGTGGAGGAGGGCAAGGCGCACTCCCACGCCAAGGCGGGCTGGGAAACCTTTACTTCGGCGGCGCTCAAGCTTTTGAATGAAAAAGAGACGCCAATCATTTTTGTGCTCTGGGGCAGCCACGCGATTAAAAAGGGCAAGGGTATCACTGCGCCTCAGCATCAGGTGCTGTCCGGGGTGCATCCATCACCCTTGTCGGCTTATCGTGGCTTTTTCGGTTGTGGCCACTTCTCGAAAATCAATGAGCTGCTCAAAGCTCAGGGCGGCGAGCCTATCGACTGGCGCCTGTGA
- a CDS encoding DUF3144 domain-containing protein, with amino-acid sequence MSETNTNLFELADKFISLANELSAAEGDVGKVGTALRFAAARFNAFEAAIKSADLQTEKANALKWFSDDYQDMLNDNLDDHIANPPVVPTPEAEPASDNAVQTFKL; translated from the coding sequence ATGTCTGAGACTAATACCAACCTGTTTGAACTTGCCGATAAATTTATTTCGCTGGCCAATGAGCTCAGCGCCGCCGAGGGCGATGTGGGTAAAGTAGGTACCGCACTGCGCTTTGCGGCCGCGCGCTTCAACGCCTTCGAGGCCGCCATTAAATCAGCCGATCTGCAAACCGAAAAGGCCAATGCCCTCAAGTGGTTCAGTGATGATTATCAGGACATGCTGAACGACAATCTGGACGACCATATTGCCAATCCGCCGGTGGTCCCCACCCCGGAAGCCGAGCCTGCCAGTGATAACGCCGTGCAGACTTTTAAGCTCTGA
- a CDS encoding LysE family translocator produces the protein MSFSVWLALLAVCCLGAMSPGPSLAMVVRHTLGGGRGAGIACAWAHALGIGVYALITLLGLALAMKEAPLLFNGIALIGALYLMWMGWGALNSKGGMQEKLAAGKVSTLSEAARDGIAISLFNPKILLFFLALFSQFVMASSTLEGKAIIVLTPLVVDGLWYTLVALMLSHPRLLPKLREKAAIIDKLSGAILILLGLRVIWTLWQGL, from the coding sequence ATGAGTTTCAGTGTTTGGCTGGCCCTGCTGGCCGTGTGTTGTTTGGGGGCCATGTCGCCGGGGCCGAGTCTGGCCATGGTGGTGCGCCACACCCTGGGTGGCGGCCGCGGTGCCGGTATTGCCTGCGCCTGGGCCCATGCCCTCGGCATTGGGGTGTACGCACTCATTACCCTGCTGGGGCTGGCGCTTGCCATGAAAGAGGCGCCGCTGCTGTTCAATGGCATAGCGCTGATTGGTGCCCTGTACCTGATGTGGATGGGCTGGGGCGCGCTTAATTCAAAAGGCGGCATGCAGGAGAAGCTAGCGGCGGGCAAGGTCTCTACCCTGAGTGAAGCTGCCCGGGATGGTATTGCCATTTCGCTGTTTAACCCCAAGATTTTGCTGTTCTTTCTGGCGCTGTTCAGCCAGTTTGTGATGGCCTCATCCACACTGGAGGGCAAGGCGATTATTGTGCTGACGCCGCTGGTGGTGGATGGTCTGTGGTACACCCTGGTGGCGCTGATGCTGTCGCATCCAAGGTTGCTGCCCAAGCTTCGTGAGAAGGCGGCGATTATCGACAAGCTGTCGGGAGCTATCTTAATCCTGCTTGGCCTACGGGTTATCTGGACCCTGTGGCAGGGGCTTTGA
- a CDS encoding S10 family peptidase → MKRLLPLLLGLCLPGLALAADDKAPANNVATPQSFTTEHRADVGGQRMAYKVVAGETVLQNDKDKDIASIFSVSYFRTDVKSPKARPVTFVFNGGPGSASLWLHLGIFGPKRVVVPGDARDDGAAPFTLVDNQYSLLDVSDLVFIDPVGTGFSRALGESQGKDFWGVREDAESLAEFIRIWLTENGRWNSPKYLAGESYGTTRAVALLDELQGGWTDIAVNGVMLISSVLDFSHFRFQNGNNQPYIGFLPTMAATAFYHNKVSETDRSMGLAAFVEASRQFALGDYATALLLGNRLDKDKYDAVLKQLARFTGLSSEYLARVNLRVSGSRYTKELLRDRSQTVGRLDSRYTGRDYDDGGERTDNDPSGYGIDAAYTAAIHEYLFGELGVKIKRPFNVLSVDVNRTWNWQMGNGGAASNVNVAPLLGKAQRENSDLRVFVANGYFDFATPFFATENTFADNGISPDGVTMTYYEAGHMMYIEPASLEALARDLRRFYKEGKK, encoded by the coding sequence ATGAAACGACTGCTTCCCTTGCTGCTGGGGCTGTGCCTGCCAGGATTGGCCTTGGCCGCCGACGATAAAGCGCCCGCAAACAATGTCGCAACGCCTCAGAGCTTTACCACCGAACATCGCGCAGATGTGGGTGGCCAGCGCATGGCCTACAAGGTGGTGGCCGGGGAAACCGTGCTGCAAAACGACAAAGACAAGGATATCGCCTCAATCTTTTCAGTGAGTTATTTCCGCACCGATGTGAAGTCTCCCAAGGCGCGGCCGGTGACCTTTGTGTTTAACGGCGGCCCAGGTTCAGCCTCTTTGTGGCTGCATCTGGGGATCTTTGGCCCCAAGCGGGTGGTGGTACCCGGTGATGCCCGTGATGATGGCGCCGCCCCTTTTACCCTGGTGGATAACCAGTATTCCCTGCTGGACGTATCAGATTTGGTGTTTATCGATCCTGTAGGCACCGGCTTTTCCCGTGCTCTCGGTGAAAGTCAGGGCAAGGATTTTTGGGGTGTACGCGAAGATGCGGAGTCGCTGGCGGAATTCATCCGCATTTGGCTCACGGAAAATGGCCGCTGGAACAGCCCCAAGTATCTGGCCGGCGAAAGCTATGGCACCACCCGCGCGGTGGCACTGCTGGATGAGCTGCAGGGCGGCTGGACCGATATTGCCGTTAATGGTGTGATGCTGATTTCATCTGTGCTGGATTTCAGTCACTTTCGGTTCCAAAACGGCAACAATCAACCTTATATTGGCTTTTTGCCGACTATGGCGGCCACGGCCTTTTACCACAATAAGGTGAGTGAGACCGATCGCAGCATGGGGCTGGCGGCCTTTGTGGAGGCTTCGCGCCAGTTTGCCCTGGGTGACTATGCCACTGCGCTGCTGCTTGGGAATCGTCTGGACAAAGACAAATACGACGCCGTGCTCAAACAGCTGGCGCGTTTTACCGGCCTTTCGAGTGAGTATCTGGCGCGGGTAAACCTGCGGGTGTCCGGCAGCCGCTATACCAAGGAGCTGCTGCGTGACCGCAGTCAAACCGTGGGCAGGCTCGACAGCCGCTACACCGGCCGAGACTATGACGATGGTGGTGAGCGAACCGATAACGACCCATCCGGCTACGGCATCGATGCCGCCTACACCGCTGCCATTCACGAATACCTGTTTGGTGAGCTTGGTGTGAAAATCAAACGACCTTTCAATGTGTTATCCGTTGATGTAAATCGCACATGGAACTGGCAGATGGGCAATGGCGGTGCGGCCAGCAACGTTAATGTGGCGCCACTGCTGGGCAAGGCGCAGCGGGAAAACAGCGATCTGCGGGTATTTGTGGCCAATGGTTACTTTGACTTTGCCACGCCTTTCTTCGCCACTGAAAACACCTTTGCTGACAATGGTATTTCCCCCGATGGCGTAACCATGACCTACTATGAGGCCGGGCACATGATGTATATTGAGCCCGCGTCGCTCGAGGCTCTGGCCCGGGATCTGCGCCGGTTTTATAAAGAAGGCAAAAAATAA
- a CDS encoding sigma-54 interaction domain-containing protein, with the protein MAKQESFLPENRLLLDAVSEGIYGFDLDGNAVFINPAAERMTGWQAQELLGKTIHNFHHHSHEDGSHYPQEDCPIYQTLKDGKAREISNEVFWRKDGSSFPVHYSSTPVWQNGKLKGVVAIFRDISLQRQTEQSLRQALEQVQALSEQLASENSLLQAELEDKRGPSQITGSSECIQNLQKQIRLVANTGSTVLIQGENGTGKELVARELHQLSSRRDKPMISVNCAAFSASLLESELFGHEKGAFTGASSRRKGRFELAHSGTLFLDEVAELSLEAQSKLLRVIQEQEFERLGGSERIKVDIRLIAASHHDLQKRVEQGLFRMDLFYRLNVFPLRVPPLRQRTEDIPELVQQLLKGLSQKLGKPLAGVDSASLKRLQQYNWPGNVRELQNLLEREAILSREPILKVSSIPGSSNLPIAGNTLAEVEASHIRATLDACHWRISGPSGAAAALGLPPSTLRSRMQKLKIHRPGLGH; encoded by the coding sequence ATGGCCAAACAGGAAAGCTTTTTGCCGGAAAATCGTCTGCTGCTGGATGCAGTCAGCGAAGGTATCTATGGTTTTGATTTGGATGGGAATGCCGTATTTATCAATCCGGCGGCCGAACGCATGACCGGCTGGCAGGCACAGGAACTGCTCGGCAAAACCATCCATAACTTCCACCACCACAGCCACGAAGATGGCAGCCACTATCCCCAGGAAGACTGCCCCATCTATCAAACATTGAAAGACGGCAAGGCCCGGGAAATCAGCAATGAAGTGTTCTGGCGCAAGGATGGCAGCAGCTTCCCGGTGCACTACAGCTCAACCCCGGTGTGGCAGAATGGCAAGCTTAAAGGCGTAGTCGCGATATTTCGTGATATCAGTTTACAAAGGCAAACCGAGCAGTCGCTGCGCCAGGCGCTCGAGCAGGTGCAGGCGCTGTCAGAGCAGCTGGCATCGGAAAACTCACTGCTGCAGGCCGAGCTTGAGGACAAGCGCGGCCCCTCACAAATCACCGGCAGCAGCGAGTGCATTCAAAACCTGCAAAAACAAATCCGTCTGGTAGCCAACACCGGCAGTACTGTGCTCATTCAGGGCGAGAACGGCACAGGCAAAGAGCTGGTTGCCCGCGAGCTTCATCAGCTCAGCAGTCGCCGCGACAAACCGATGATCTCGGTAAACTGCGCCGCCTTCTCGGCGTCACTGCTCGAAAGCGAGTTGTTCGGCCATGAAAAAGGTGCCTTTACCGGCGCCAGCAGCCGTCGCAAGGGTCGCTTCGAGCTGGCCCACAGTGGCACCTTGTTTTTGGATGAAGTGGCCGAACTTAGCCTGGAGGCGCAGTCCAAGCTGCTGCGGGTTATTCAGGAGCAGGAGTTTGAACGCCTCGGCGGCAGCGAACGCATCAAGGTGGATATCCGCCTGATTGCCGCCAGTCACCATGATTTGCAAAAACGGGTCGAACAGGGGCTGTTCCGGATGGATCTTTTCTACCGCCTGAATGTGTTTCCGCTGCGGGTTCCACCGCTACGCCAACGCACCGAGGATATTCCCGAGCTGGTGCAGCAGCTGCTCAAAGGCCTGTCGCAAAAGCTTGGCAAGCCCCTTGCCGGAGTCGACAGCGCCAGCCTTAAGCGGCTGCAACAGTACAATTGGCCCGGCAATGTGCGTGAGCTGCAAAACCTGCTGGAGCGGGAAGCAATTCTGAGCCGCGAACCTATCCTCAAGGTCAGCTCCATCCCGGGCAGCAGTAATTTGCCAATAGCGGGAAACACCCTGGCCGAAGTGGAAGCAAGCCACATTCGCGCGACCCTGGATGCCTGTCACTGGCGGATCTCGGGGCCATCCGGCGCCGCAGCAGCCCTGGGGCTGCCCCCAAGCACCCTGCGTTCACGGATGCAAAAGCTTAAGATCCATCGCCCCGGGTTGGGTCATTAA
- the ccoG gene encoding cytochrome c oxidase accessory protein CcoG, with protein MPSADQEPSAAKGPSAKREPSALKQPSTGHKPSQKAAAKSSGKIQFRSQSGLFQRWRTASGAGLIALFFLLPFISWHGRQAIWFDLSNQQFYFFGTSLWPQDFTLLAWVFIAAAFGLFFVTLFWGRVWCGFLCPQTQWTFMFAWVEEKFEGSRNQRIKLDKAPWSREKLTKRVGKHSSWLLMSLLTGCGFIAYFVPARELYPAIFSFSAGFWDTAWVWFFAICTYLNAGWMREQMCLHCCPYARFQSAMFDEFTKTVTYDAARGESRGPRKRKAATNLGDCVDCNLCVEVCPTGIDIRNGLQYECINCGACVDACNQTMANFGYKPDLIAFASEAELKGQTPPLWQRKRFIGYGLALVVILTTMGLDMASRSAIELNVLRDRQSLYRQTGTGGIENTYLLKIRNKTQQPREYSITVASPMPLAVSASFVSIGPGEQIELPLTLTATGTIPASRSKLVFRVSDNGDESETVRQESVFFAP; from the coding sequence ATCCCATCCGCAGACCAAGAGCCTTCAGCCGCAAAAGGGCCTTCAGCGAAGAGAGAGCCTTCAGCCTTAAAACAGCCTTCAACTGGCCATAAACCCTCCCAAAAAGCGGCGGCCAAAAGCAGCGGCAAAATTCAGTTTCGAAGCCAGTCAGGGCTGTTTCAGCGCTGGCGCACTGCCTCAGGTGCTGGCCTGATAGCGCTGTTTTTTCTGCTGCCCTTTATCAGCTGGCACGGCCGCCAGGCCATCTGGTTTGATTTGAGCAATCAGCAGTTTTACTTCTTTGGCACCAGCCTGTGGCCCCAGGATTTTACCCTGCTGGCCTGGGTGTTTATTGCCGCCGCCTTTGGTCTCTTTTTCGTGACCCTGTTTTGGGGCCGGGTCTGGTGCGGCTTCTTATGCCCACAAACCCAGTGGACCTTTATGTTTGCCTGGGTCGAAGAGAAGTTTGAAGGCAGCCGCAATCAACGCATCAAGCTCGACAAGGCGCCCTGGAGCCGGGAAAAACTCACCAAACGTGTTGGGAAGCACAGCAGTTGGCTACTGATGTCACTGCTGACCGGCTGCGGCTTTATCGCCTATTTCGTCCCTGCGCGGGAGCTTTACCCGGCCATTTTCAGCTTCAGTGCCGGATTCTGGGACACCGCCTGGGTGTGGTTTTTTGCTATTTGTACCTACCTCAATGCTGGGTGGATGCGCGAGCAAATGTGCCTGCATTGCTGCCCCTACGCCCGGTTTCAGTCGGCCATGTTCGATGAGTTCACCAAAACCGTGACTTACGATGCAGCCCGTGGCGAAAGCCGGGGGCCACGCAAGCGTAAGGCCGCCACCAACCTTGGCGACTGCGTCGACTGCAATCTGTGCGTTGAGGTTTGCCCCACCGGCATCGATATTCGCAATGGCCTGCAGTATGAGTGCATTAACTGCGGCGCCTGCGTCGATGCCTGTAATCAGACCATGGCCAATTTTGGCTACAAACCCGACCTTATCGCCTTCGCCAGTGAGGCCGAGCTTAAGGGGCAAACGCCGCCATTGTGGCAGCGCAAACGTTTTATCGGCTATGGCCTGGCACTGGTGGTTATCCTCACCACCATGGGGCTGGACATGGCAAGTCGCAGCGCTATCGAACTCAATGTACTGCGTGACCGTCAAAGCCTCTATCGTCAAACCGGCACCGGCGGCATCGAAAATACTTACCTTCTGAAAATCCGCAACAAAACCCAGCAGCCACGGGAATACAGCATCACGGTGGCAAGCCCAATGCCGCTGGCAGTTTCGGCGAGTTTTGTCAGCATTGGGCCCGGCGAGCAAATTGAGCTGCCGTTGACGCTGACGGCGACTGGCACCATTCCAGCCAGTCGCAGCAAGCTTGTATTCAGAGTGAGCGATAACGGGGATGAATCAGAAACTGTCCGACAGGAATCGGTGTTCTTCGCCCCATAA
- a CDS encoding thioredoxin family protein, translating into MILTLSTLMTLLLVTAVVALIIARSKGKPIPLAVIPVIGLMALMVGSATYFVHRASDQQDYRELLWQPLAVDKIPMLVQGGYTVFVDLHSDWCMACQTNRVGVLHRPEVVSTLLSGKVVLMQANWSQEAERIAPYYGNVAAPGAPFNKVYGPSLPKGRILPGELSEKDVITAIHAAKGHG; encoded by the coding sequence ATGATCCTCACTCTCAGCACCCTGATGACCCTGCTTCTTGTTACCGCCGTGGTGGCGCTGATTATTGCCCGCAGCAAGGGCAAACCCATACCGCTGGCGGTCATTCCCGTGATTGGCCTGATGGCGCTGATGGTGGGCTCGGCCACCTATTTTGTGCATAGAGCCAGCGATCAGCAGGATTACCGTGAGCTGCTGTGGCAACCGCTGGCGGTGGATAAAATCCCCATGCTGGTTCAGGGCGGCTATACAGTATTTGTTGATTTGCACTCAGACTGGTGCATGGCCTGTCAGACCAACCGGGTCGGCGTGCTGCATCGCCCCGAGGTGGTCAGCACCCTGCTGTCAGGCAAGGTGGTACTGATGCAGGCTAACTGGAGTCAGGAAGCCGAACGTATCGCGCCTTATTACGGCAATGTCGCCGCGCCCGGCGCCCCCTTTAACAAGGTCTACGGCCCGTCGCTGCCAAAGGGCAGAATTTTGCCTGGGGAACTTAGCGAAAAAGACGTGATAACCGCCATCCATGCCGCCAAGGGCCATGGCTGA
- a CDS encoding phosphoadenylyl-sulfate reductase encodes MNYHDLLSLDAAEQTAALADINLQLAKATPAERVEFALRELPGEHILSSSFGIQAAVMLHLVTQVKSDVPVVLTDTGYLFPETYRFIDELTERLKLNLKVYRAPLTAAWQEARFGKLWEQGLDGLERYNRINKVEPMQRALEELEVGTWFAGLRRTQASTREGLPILAIHGNRFKLLPIIEWSNKDVHEYLTKFELPYHPLWEQGYVSVGDTHSTKPLELGMSEEDTRFNGMKRECGLHYEI; translated from the coding sequence ATGAATTATCACGATTTACTTAGTCTGGACGCAGCCGAGCAAACGGCCGCGCTTGCGGACATCAATCTGCAGCTGGCCAAGGCCACGCCTGCCGAGCGGGTTGAATTTGCGCTGCGTGAATTACCCGGCGAGCATATTTTAAGCTCCAGTTTTGGTATCCAGGCGGCGGTGATGCTGCATTTGGTAACGCAGGTAAAAAGCGATGTGCCTGTGGTGCTGACCGATACCGGGTATTTGTTCCCGGAAACCTACCGCTTTATCGATGAGCTGACCGAACGCCTCAAGCTGAACCTCAAGGTGTACCGCGCCCCGCTAACCGCTGCCTGGCAGGAAGCCCGCTTCGGTAAGCTGTGGGAGCAGGGACTGGACGGCCTTGAGCGCTACAACCGCATCAACAAGGTTGAGCCTATGCAAAGGGCGCTGGAAGAGCTGGAAGTGGGTACCTGGTTTGCCGGCCTTCGCCGCACCCAGGCATCGACCCGCGAAGGCCTGCCCATTCTTGCCATTCATGGTAATCGCTTCAAATTGCTGCCAATTATCGAGTGGAGCAACAAGGATGTGCATGAATACCTGACCAAGTTCGAGTTGCCTTATCACCCGCTGTGGGAGCAGGGCTATGTGTCCGTGGGCGATACTCACTCCACCAAGCCGCTGGAGCTTGGCATGAGTGAAGAAGACACCCGCTTTAATGGCATGAAGCGCGAGTGTGGTCTGCACTACGAAATCTGA
- the cysI gene encoding assimilatory sulfite reductase (NADPH) hemoprotein subunit: protein MSQYPIKPELQVQGQLSDNERLKAESNHLRGTITTDLKDEITGGFTGDNFMLVRFHGMYQQDDRDLRAERAEQKLEPLHNVMLRARMPGGIIKPEQWLAIDEFAREHTMYGSIRLTTRQTFQFHGVFKPDIKPMHQMLNKIGIDSIATAGDVNRNVLCTSNPVESELHQQAYEWAAKISEHLLPKTRAYAEIWLGEEKVETTETEPVLGDSYLPRKFKTTVVIPPHNDVDVHANDLNFVAIAENGQLVGFNVLVGGGLAMTHGDKTTYPRRAEDLGFIGLEHVLKVAEHVVTVQRDYGDRVNRKNAKTKYTIDRIGVDAFKSEVEQRVGVAFGPSRPYEFTHRGDRFGWVEGIDGKHHLTLFIENGRLLDYPGKPLKTGVAEIAKVHKGDLRMTANQNLVIAGVAAEDKAQIEQLARSHGLLENVTTQRKNSMACVSLPTCPLAMAEAERYLPTLVTHVEGILSKHGIADDHIILRVVGCPNGCGRAMLAEAGLVGRGPGKYNLYLGGNTAGTRIPKLYLDNVAEAEILAALDTLIGRWSVERNPGECFGDFVIRVGVVAEVKVSKTDFHA, encoded by the coding sequence ATGAGCCAATATCCAATTAAACCTGAACTGCAGGTGCAGGGCCAGCTGTCTGATAACGAGCGTCTGAAGGCTGAAAGCAACCATCTGCGTGGCACTATCACCACAGATTTAAAAGACGAGATTACCGGTGGTTTTACCGGTGATAACTTCATGTTGGTGCGTTTTCACGGCATGTATCAGCAGGATGACCGCGATTTACGTGCTGAGCGCGCGGAGCAAAAGCTGGAGCCGCTGCACAATGTGATGCTGCGGGCGCGTATGCCCGGCGGGATTATCAAGCCTGAGCAATGGCTGGCGATTGATGAATTTGCCCGCGAGCACACCATGTATGGCTCAATTCGGTTAACCACCCGCCAGACCTTCCAGTTCCACGGGGTGTTTAAACCGGATATCAAGCCGATGCACCAGATGCTGAATAAAATCGGCATCGACTCGATTGCCACCGCAGGTGACGTAAACCGCAACGTGCTCTGTACCTCAAACCCTGTGGAATCGGAGTTGCACCAGCAAGCTTATGAGTGGGCTGCGAAAATCTCTGAACATTTGCTGCCAAAAACCCGCGCCTATGCCGAGATTTGGCTGGGCGAAGAAAAAGTAGAAACCACGGAAACTGAGCCGGTGCTGGGTGATAGCTACCTGCCGCGTAAGTTTAAAACCACTGTGGTGATCCCGCCGCATAACGATGTCGATGTTCACGCCAACGACTTGAACTTTGTCGCTATCGCCGAAAATGGCCAGCTGGTTGGTTTTAACGTGTTGGTTGGTGGCGGCCTCGCGATGACCCACGGCGATAAAACCACTTATCCGCGCCGGGCAGAAGATTTGGGCTTTATCGGTCTTGAGCATGTGCTGAAAGTCGCAGAGCACGTGGTGACAGTGCAGCGTGACTACGGCGATCGGGTTAACCGCAAAAATGCCAAAACCAAATACACCATAGATCGTATCGGCGTAGACGCTTTCAAATCTGAAGTGGAACAACGGGTTGGCGTGGCCTTTGGCCCAAGCCGTCCTTACGAATTTACCCACCGTGGCGATCGCTTTGGTTGGGTGGAAGGCATAGATGGTAAGCACCATTTAACACTCTTTATCGAAAACGGCCGTCTGCTCGATTACCCGGGTAAGCCGCTGAAAACGGGTGTGGCTGAAATTGCCAAAGTGCATAAAGGCGATCTTCGCATGACGGCAAACCAGAACCTGGTCATCGCAGGGGTTGCAGCCGAAGATAAAGCGCAGATTGAGCAACTGGCGCGCAGTCATGGTTTGTTGGAAAACGTGACTACTCAGCGTAAAAACTCGATGGCTTGCGTGTCACTGCCAACCTGTCCGCTGGCGATGGCAGAAGCCGAACGTTACCTGCCAACCCTGGTCACCCACGTTGAAGGGATTTTGAGCAAGCACGGCATTGCCGATGACCATATCATCCTGCGCGTCGTGGGCTGCCCGAATGGCTGCGGCCGCGCCATGTTGGCAGAAGCCGGTTTAGTGGGCCGTGGTCCTGGCAAATACAACCTTTATCTAGGCGGTAACACTGCGGGTACCCGTATTCCGAAATTGTATTTGGATAACGTAGCCGAAGCGGAAATTCTGGCTGCACTGGATACCTTGATTGGCCGCTGGTCAGTTGAGCGTAACCCAGGTGAATGTTTTGGTGATTTTGTTATTCGGGTGGGTGTTGTTGCCGAAGTGAAAGTCAGTAAAACCGACTTCCACGCCTGA